One window of Erwinia aphidicola genomic DNA carries:
- the mog gene encoding molybdopterin adenylyltransferase, whose translation MNTLRIGLISVSDRAANGIYQDQGLPALEAWLGKALTTSFEIEKRLVPDEQPMIEQAICELVDELFCHLVLTTGGTGPARRDVTPDATLAIADREMPGFGEQMRQISLNFVPTAILSRQVGVIRKQSLVINLPGQPKSITETLEGLKDEQSNSLVHGIFASVPYCIQLLEGPYIETDPQVVAAFRPKSARRETNS comes from the coding sequence ATGAATACACTACGCATTGGCCTGATCTCCGTTTCCGATCGTGCCGCTAATGGCATCTATCAGGATCAGGGCTTACCGGCGCTGGAAGCGTGGCTGGGGAAGGCGCTGACCACATCGTTTGAAATTGAAAAACGTCTGGTGCCCGATGAGCAGCCGATGATTGAGCAGGCGATCTGTGAACTGGTCGATGAGCTGTTCTGTCATCTGGTGCTCACCACCGGCGGCACCGGCCCGGCGCGGCGCGATGTGACGCCGGACGCGACGCTGGCGATTGCCGACCGTGAGATGCCGGGCTTTGGCGAGCAGATGCGCCAGATTAGCCTGAACTTTGTCCCGACGGCCATCCTGTCGCGTCAGGTTGGCGTGATCCGCAAGCAGTCGCTGGTCATCAACCTGCCGGGCCAGCCGAAGTCAATTACAGAGACGCTGGAAGGATTGAAAGATGAGCAGAGTAATAGCCTTGTCCACGGAATCTTTGCCAGCGTGCCTTACTGCATCCAGCTGCTGGAAGGGCCGTATATCGAGACGGACCCGCAGGTGGTAGCAGCATTTCGCCCGAAAAGCGCCCGACGCGAGACAAATAGCTAA
- the tal gene encoding transaldolase: MTDKLSSLRQLTTVVADTGDIAAMKLYKPQDATTNPSLILSAAQIPEYRKLIDEAVSWAREQTSDKEEQISYAADKLAVNIGLEILKLVPGRISTEVDARLSYDTEGSIAKAHSLIKLYNDAGISNDRILIKLASTWQGIRAAEQLEKEGINCNLTLLFSFAQARACAEAGVFLISPFVGRILDWYKANTDKKEYAPNEDPGVISVTEIYEYYKQHGYETVVMGASFRNVGEIIELAGCDRLTISPGLLKELSETEGTLERKLSYQGEVKARPAKMTESEFLWQHNQDPMAVQKLAEGIRNFAIDQGKLDKMIADLL, encoded by the coding sequence ATGACGGACAAATTATCTTCCCTGCGTCAACTCACTACCGTTGTTGCTGATACCGGCGACATTGCGGCGATGAAACTCTACAAACCTCAGGATGCCACCACTAACCCTTCTCTGATCCTCAGCGCTGCACAGATCCCGGAATACCGTAAGCTGATCGACGAAGCGGTGAGCTGGGCGCGTGAGCAGACCAGTGACAAAGAAGAGCAGATCTCCTACGCTGCCGACAAGCTGGCTGTGAACATCGGTCTGGAAATCCTCAAGCTGGTCCCTGGCCGTATCTCTACCGAAGTTGATGCGCGCCTCTCTTACGACACCGAAGGCAGCATCGCTAAAGCGCATAGCCTGATCAAACTGTATAACGATGCCGGCATCAGCAATGACCGCATCCTGATCAAGCTGGCTTCCACCTGGCAGGGCATCCGTGCCGCTGAGCAGCTGGAAAAAGAGGGCATCAACTGTAACCTGACGCTGCTGTTCTCCTTCGCCCAGGCGCGTGCTTGTGCTGAAGCTGGCGTGTTCCTGATCTCCCCGTTTGTTGGCCGTATCCTCGACTGGTACAAGGCGAACACCGATAAGAAAGAGTACGCACCTAACGAAGATCCAGGCGTGATTTCCGTGACTGAAATCTACGAATACTACAAGCAGCACGGTTACGAGACCGTGGTGATGGGCGCCAGCTTCCGTAACGTGGGCGAAATCATCGAACTGGCCGGCTGCGACCGCCTGACCATCTCTCCGGGCCTGCTGAAAGAGCTGTCTGAAACCGAAGGCACTCTGGAGCGTAAGCTCTCTTACCAGGGCGAAGTGAAAGCGCGCCCGGCTAAAATGACAGAGTCCGAGTTCCTGTGGCAGCACAACCAGGACCCAATGGCGGTCCAGAAACTGGCTGAAGGCATCCGTAACTTTGCCATCGACCAGGGCAAGCTCGATAAGATGATTGCTGACCTGCTGTAA
- the yaaA gene encoding peroxide stress protein YaaA, with amino-acid sequence MLMVISPAKTLDFESPLATKRYTQPALLDESQKLINVARKLSPADISSLMHISDKLAVLNAERFNDWQPDFTPDNARQAILAFKGDVYTGLQAETFSEKQFDFAQQHLRMLSGLYGLLRPLDLMMPYRLEMGIKLANPVGKDLYSFWGDKLTEALNAALAEQGDNVLINLASDEYFKAVKPKLLNGEIIKPVFLDEKNGKFKVISFYAKKARGLMSRYIIENKLSKPAQLKTFDVDGYFFDADASKGNELVFKRHEAV; translated from the coding sequence ATGTTGATGGTAATTTCTCCGGCCAAAACGCTGGATTTTGAAAGTCCGCTGGCGACCAAACGCTACACTCAGCCCGCGCTGCTGGATGAGTCACAAAAGCTGATTAACGTCGCCCGTAAGCTCTCCCCTGCCGATATCAGTTCGCTGATGCATATCAGCGATAAACTGGCCGTACTGAATGCCGAGCGCTTCAACGACTGGCAGCCGGATTTCACCCCGGACAACGCCCGCCAGGCGATCCTCGCGTTTAAAGGCGATGTCTATACCGGCCTGCAGGCCGAAACCTTCAGCGAGAAGCAGTTCGATTTTGCCCAGCAGCATCTGCGCATGCTCTCCGGCTTATACGGCCTGCTGCGCCCGCTCGACCTGATGATGCCGTACCGCCTGGAAATGGGGATTAAACTGGCGAATCCGGTCGGTAAGGACCTCTACAGCTTCTGGGGCGACAAGCTTACTGAAGCGCTAAACGCTGCGCTGGCGGAACAGGGCGATAACGTGCTGATTAATCTTGCCTCGGATGAGTATTTCAAAGCGGTGAAGCCGAAACTGCTGAACGGCGAGATTATCAAACCGGTATTTTTAGATGAGAAGAACGGCAAATTTAAGGTGATCAGCTTCTACGCCAAGAAAGCGCGTGGCCTGATGAGCCGCTATATCATTGAGAATAAACTGAGTAAACCGGCACAGCTGAAGACGTTCGATGTCGATGGCTACTTCTTTGATGCGGATGCCAGCAAGGGCAACGAGCTGGTGTTTAAACGTCACGAAGCCGTTTGA
- the thrC gene encoding threonine synthase, with product MKLYNLKDHNEQVSFAQAVKQGLGTQQGLFFPLELPEFELTDIDEMLEMDFVTRSSKILSAFIGDEIAPHQLNERLKTAFTFPAPVVKVTEDISALELFHGPTLAFKDFGGRFMAQMLAYVSDADEQITILTATSGDTGAAVAHAFYGMDNVRVVILYPQGKISPLQEKLFCTLGGNIETIAIDGDFDACQALVKQAFDDEALKKAIGLNSANSINISRLLAQICYYFEAVAQLPQEKRNQLVISVPSGNFGDLTAGLLAKSLGLPVKRFIAATNANDTVPRFLEKGEWTPNVTVATLSNAMDVSQPNNWPRVEEIFRRKTWRLQDLGYGAVSDETTKATMRELADIGYLSEPHAAIAYRLLRDQLQEGEFGLFLGTAHPAKFKESVEAILEQQLPLPEALAERADMELLSHNMKADFADLRAFLLKK from the coding sequence ATGAAACTGTACAATCTTAAGGATCACAACGAGCAGGTGAGCTTCGCACAAGCGGTGAAGCAGGGGCTGGGCACACAGCAGGGCCTGTTCTTTCCACTGGAGCTGCCTGAGTTCGAACTGACCGACATCGATGAGATGCTCGAGATGGATTTCGTGACCCGCAGCAGCAAAATTCTCTCGGCTTTTATCGGCGATGAAATTGCCCCGCACCAGCTGAACGAGCGCCTGAAAACGGCGTTTACCTTCCCGGCTCCGGTGGTGAAAGTGACTGAGGATATCTCGGCGCTGGAGCTGTTCCACGGCCCGACGCTGGCATTTAAAGACTTCGGCGGCCGCTTTATGGCGCAGATGCTCGCCTACGTTAGCGATGCCGATGAGCAGATCACCATTCTGACCGCCACCTCCGGCGACACCGGTGCAGCGGTTGCCCATGCCTTCTACGGCATGGATAACGTGCGCGTGGTGATCCTCTACCCGCAGGGCAAAATCAGCCCGCTGCAGGAGAAGCTGTTCTGCACCCTCGGTGGCAATATTGAAACGATTGCCATCGACGGCGATTTTGATGCCTGCCAGGCCCTGGTGAAACAGGCGTTTGACGATGAAGCGCTGAAAAAAGCCATTGGCCTGAACTCGGCGAATTCGATCAACATCAGCCGCCTGCTGGCGCAGATCTGCTACTACTTCGAGGCGGTCGCACAGCTGCCGCAGGAGAAGCGTAATCAGCTGGTCATCTCAGTGCCAAGCGGTAACTTCGGCGACCTGACCGCGGGCCTGCTGGCGAAATCGCTCGGCCTGCCGGTGAAGCGCTTTATCGCCGCCACCAATGCCAACGATACCGTGCCGCGCTTCCTGGAAAAGGGTGAGTGGACGCCAAACGTGACGGTTGCCACGCTGTCGAACGCGATGGATGTGTCGCAGCCAAACAACTGGCCGCGCGTGGAAGAGATTTTCCGCCGCAAAACCTGGCGCTTGCAGGATCTTGGCTACGGTGCCGTCAGTGATGAGACAACCAAAGCCACCATGCGCGAGCTGGCGGATATCGGTTACCTGTCTGAGCCACACGCGGCGATCGCTTACCGCCTGCTGCGCGATCAGCTGCAGGAAGGGGAGTTCGGTCTGTTCCTCGGCACCGCGCATCCGGCGAAGTTTAAGGAGAGCGTGGAAGCAATCCTTGAGCAGCAGCTGCCGCTGCCGGAAGCCCTGGCCGAACGCGCCGACATGGAACTGCTGTCGCATAATATGAAAGCGGACTTTGCCGATCTGCGTGCTTTTTTACTGAAAAAGTAA
- a CDS encoding MFS transporter — MQTDHARRLNRQDYKTLALAALGGALEFYDFIIFVFFAAVIGELFFPADIPEWLRQLQTFGIFAAGYLARPLGGLIMAHFGDSKGRKKMFSLSILLMALPTLAMGLLPTYDAIGITAPLLLLLLRVLQGAAIGGEVPGAWVFVAEHVPEKRIGFACGTLTAGLTFGILLGSLVATLITTTMSQQSIHDTGWRIPFLLGGGFGLLAMYLRRWLHETPVFTRMQQRKALSSELPLKTVVLRHTHGVVVSMLLTWLLSACIVVVLLMAPALLQKLHGLPAALTLQANSVATVMLIFGCIIAGALVDRIGAGVTLIVGSVLMAATSYTFFHVAATAPAYLFSAYALAGLCVGVVGVVPFVMVRAFPAEVRFTGISFSYNIAYAIFGGLTPIALTLVMKLTPMAPAYYVLLLAVIGVLVGCWLQRDAGRQSLLKQVSIQ, encoded by the coding sequence ATGCAGACCGATCACGCACGCCGTCTTAACCGACAGGATTACAAAACTCTGGCGCTGGCTGCCCTTGGTGGCGCGCTGGAGTTCTACGACTTTATCATCTTCGTCTTCTTCGCTGCGGTCATCGGCGAGCTGTTCTTCCCCGCGGATATTCCCGAGTGGCTGCGCCAGCTGCAAACCTTTGGCATCTTTGCCGCCGGTTATCTGGCGCGCCCGCTGGGCGGGCTTATCATGGCGCATTTTGGCGACAGTAAAGGGCGCAAGAAGATGTTCAGCCTGAGCATTTTACTGATGGCCCTGCCGACGCTGGCCATGGGCCTGCTGCCGACTTATGACGCTATTGGCATTACTGCACCGCTGTTACTGCTGCTGCTGCGCGTATTGCAGGGGGCGGCGATAGGCGGAGAAGTGCCGGGCGCCTGGGTGTTCGTTGCCGAACACGTGCCGGAAAAACGCATCGGCTTCGCCTGCGGCACGCTGACCGCCGGGCTGACCTTCGGCATCTTACTGGGTTCGCTGGTGGCAACGCTGATTACCACGACCATGAGCCAGCAAAGCATCCATGATACCGGCTGGCGCATCCCATTCCTGCTGGGCGGCGGGTTTGGACTGCTGGCGATGTATCTGCGCCGCTGGCTGCATGAAACGCCGGTGTTTACCCGGATGCAGCAGCGCAAAGCGCTGTCGAGCGAGCTGCCGTTGAAAACGGTGGTGCTGCGCCACACGCATGGCGTGGTGGTCTCGATGCTGCTCACGTGGCTACTGTCGGCCTGTATTGTGGTGGTATTGCTGATGGCCCCCGCGCTGCTGCAGAAACTGCACGGCCTGCCCGCGGCGCTGACGCTGCAGGCCAACAGCGTTGCCACCGTGATGCTGATCTTTGGCTGCATCATTGCCGGGGCGCTGGTCGATCGCATTGGGGCCGGCGTAACGCTGATTGTCGGCAGTGTGCTGATGGCCGCGACCAGCTATACCTTTTTCCACGTCGCGGCCACGGCACCGGCTTATCTGTTTAGCGCCTATGCGCTGGCCGGGCTGTGCGTTGGCGTGGTGGGCGTGGTGCCCTTTGTGATGGTGCGCGCCTTTCCGGCAGAGGTACGGTTTACCGGCATCTCCTTCTCTTACAATATCGCCTACGCCATTTTTGGCGGCCTGACGCCGATCGCGCTGACGCTGGTGATGAAGCTGACGCCAATGGCCCCGGCATACTACGTTCTGCTGCTGGCGGTGATTGGCGTGCTGGTCGGCTGCTGGCTGCAGCGCGATGCCGGCAGACAATCGCTGTTAAAACAGGTCAGTATTCAGTAA